In Phreatobacter aquaticus, a single genomic region encodes these proteins:
- a CDS encoding class I SAM-dependent methyltransferase, with protein sequence MSAPDDQAYDLPDKATDPGGFKTRIQRFYGFWNRRIGSSDFAELSLFMNWGYLPGLSDEAVLAPRPDAINASSVRLILELVGPSAIAGADILDVGCGRGGTVDTLLGYYQPRHVTGLDLTPENIAFCQSAVRSERCRFLEGDAENLPFDDARFDIVTNVESSHCYPDIRRFYRQVARVLKPGGLFLYTDVFDTADVAQRMIDLADCGLDILSDRDITPNVLMAREAEGDPQLVEMDKAAGTGSPDDADERVLDLVVARPGSQMHVAMQAGRLSYRILRARKRMATGATGLGRIAARAQARRGT encoded by the coding sequence ATGAGCGCCCCCGACGATCAGGCCTATGACCTGCCGGACAAGGCAACCGATCCCGGCGGCTTCAAGACCCGCATCCAGCGCTTCTACGGCTTCTGGAACCGGCGGATCGGCAGCTCGGACTTCGCCGAACTCTCGCTGTTCATGAACTGGGGCTATCTGCCGGGTCTCTCGGACGAAGCCGTGCTCGCCCCGCGCCCGGACGCGATCAATGCGAGTTCCGTCCGGCTCATCCTCGAACTTGTCGGGCCAAGCGCCATTGCCGGCGCCGACATTCTCGATGTCGGCTGCGGCCGGGGCGGCACCGTCGATACGCTGCTCGGCTATTACCAACCGCGCCACGTCACTGGCCTAGACCTGACACCGGAAAACATCGCGTTCTGCCAGAGCGCCGTGCGCTCGGAGCGATGCCGGTTCCTCGAGGGTGACGCCGAGAACCTGCCGTTCGACGATGCCCGCTTCGATATCGTCACCAATGTCGAGAGCTCGCATTGCTATCCCGATATCCGCCGGTTCTACCGGCAGGTGGCGCGGGTCCTGAAGCCCGGCGGGCTGTTCCTCTACACCGATGTCTTCGACACCGCCGACGTGGCCCAGCGGATGATCGATCTCGCCGATTGCGGACTGGATATCCTAAGCGATCGCGACATCACGCCCAATGTGCTGATGGCGCGCGAGGCGGAGGGCGATCCGCAACTGGTCGAGATGGACAAGGCGGCCGGGACCGGCTCGCCCGACGACGCCGACGAGCGCGTGCTCGATCTGGTCGTCGCCCGGCCAGGCTCCCAGATGCATGTCGCCATGCAGGCGGGCCGGCTCAGCTATCGCATCCTGCGTGCCCGCAAGCGCATGGCCACCGGCGCCACGGGGCTTGGCCGCATCGCCGCGCGCGCCCAGGCACGGCGCGGGACCTGA
- a CDS encoding 4'-phosphopantetheinyl transferase family protein: protein MSSAGQVDIAVAAVDRLPTDWHDLEPFEYERIARLMRADDRAAYAMAHGLLRRLISGVTGLAAADIRLAYRPGGQPFLAGAPEGFGISLSHSRDVVAVAVGRGVVVGIDVERPRDLAQDSSLLSSVLSPAERITLDAVDPTRREALFLRYWTLKEAILKATGEGITRRALQSLSLAHIALAEESLPRAEIGGLPGTWHLAGGEIDGGVWSLAVEGDGGAIALHRREAAALLA from the coding sequence GTGAGCTCGGCAGGCCAGGTCGACATCGCCGTCGCTGCGGTCGATCGCTTGCCAACAGACTGGCACGACCTCGAACCCTTCGAGTATGAGCGGATCGCCCGGCTGATGCGCGCCGACGACCGCGCAGCCTATGCCATGGCGCATGGCCTGCTGCGGCGCCTGATCTCGGGGGTGACGGGCCTTGCCGCCGCCGATATCCGTCTCGCCTACCGCCCCGGTGGCCAGCCCTTCCTTGCCGGTGCGCCGGAGGGGTTCGGCATCTCGCTCAGCCATTCGCGCGACGTCGTGGCAGTGGCGGTTGGACGGGGCGTGGTGGTGGGCATCGATGTCGAGCGGCCACGCGATCTCGCACAGGATTCAAGCCTGCTTTCGAGCGTTCTCAGCCCGGCCGAGCGCATCACTCTCGACGCTGTCGATCCGACCCGCCGCGAGGCGCTGTTCCTGCGGTACTGGACCCTCAAGGAGGCGATCCTGAAAGCGACAGGCGAAGGCATCACGCGCCGGGCTCTTCAGTCGCTCAGTCTTGCCCATATCGCGCTCGCCGAGGAGAGCCTCCCCAGGGCGGAGATCGGCGGCTTGCCTGGAACGTGGCATCTCGCGGGTGGCGAGATCGACGGCGGCGTCTGGTCGCTCGCCGTCGAGGGCGATGGCGGAGCGATCGCGCTCCACCGCAGAGAGGCCGCCGCGCTGCTTGCCTGA
- a CDS encoding formyltransferase family protein → MSRPRIAILGASVACFELAERLLSAGADIGAMVPPRGPIGSGIQRRSASAGLPLLEVGGSINDAETIRRLAALGCDLFVNWGHGERFVAAVLAAARLGVLNLHPGAIPGARGLEPVFGAMVEGWPTITQTVHRMSVRLDDGPIIATRAVPIDDDPYRDAVEERLRDGAAAFYASAILSVLAGEAGKPGDGPSRYFPALTPADHVLDWALPAEAILRRVRALSPFLPARSWIDGGVPVLVWRAERAGPRPSGLPPGQVVGLSERGADVVAGDGLVRLTKVEIAPDEGAPSRVLQAGCVLGSSRGRS, encoded by the coding sequence GTGTCCCGACCCAGGATCGCCATTCTCGGGGCATCGGTCGCCTGTTTCGAGCTTGCGGAGCGGCTGTTGTCCGCGGGCGCCGATATCGGCGCGATGGTCCCGCCGCGCGGCCCCATCGGCTCCGGTATTCAGCGCCGTTCCGCGTCGGCCGGCCTGCCCTTGCTGGAAGTCGGTGGTTCGATCAATGACGCTGAGACCATTCGCCGCCTGGCAGCGCTTGGCTGCGATCTCTTCGTCAACTGGGGCCATGGAGAACGCTTCGTCGCAGCGGTGCTGGCTGCGGCGCGCCTCGGCGTTCTCAACCTGCATCCCGGCGCCATTCCCGGCGCCCGCGGGCTCGAACCCGTGTTCGGTGCGATGGTCGAAGGGTGGCCGACGATCACCCAGACGGTCCACCGGATGTCGGTGCGGCTCGATGACGGGCCGATCATCGCGACGCGCGCGGTCCCTATCGACGACGATCCCTATCGCGACGCCGTGGAGGAGCGGCTGCGCGATGGCGCGGCGGCTTTCTATGCATCGGCCATCCTGTCGGTGCTGGCGGGTGAGGCCGGCAAGCCGGGCGACGGTCCTTCGCGCTACTTTCCCGCGCTGACCCCTGCCGATCACGTGCTCGACTGGGCGCTGCCGGCCGAGGCCATCCTGCGCCGCGTGCGGGCGCTCAGCCCGTTCCTGCCGGCACGCAGCTGGATCGATGGTGGGGTCCCCGTGCTGGTCTGGCGAGCGGAAAGGGCCGGGCCTCGGCCATCAGGGCTTCCGCCTGGCCAGGTTGTCGGCCTGTCCGAACGGGGCGCCGACGTGGTGGCCGGCGACGGGCTGGTGCGGCTGACCAAGGTGGAGATCGCGCCGGACGAGGGTGCGCCGAGCCGTGTCCTGCAGGCGGGCTGCGTGCTCGGCAGCAGCCGGGGGCGGTCGTGA
- a CDS encoding GGDEF domain-containing protein, which produces MNPSDLAAQMKRMLQFRSTSLARGIALGISALVLTALAVLAIDVRGLAETVDVRASERETSDVRHGLFVLAEATVAEHLVFAGSSEASALVRSGFDNAATRNRFWDNVILDPAEHAYVLDSRGETILSESSAPDLPNSARLTDLRSIAPVIARLRERHRAASDETAGRAIFPGAYVHEVAGVAGKPSLVSAIAIAPSHAAGSNEQPPVLVHVTPLDRRVIGQLANIARLPDLALSETASPGAATARMALAGSDGRVLAHLTWVTARPGWTVLGALLPIVLLSAMVVGMQGLATARSLSRSAARLAASEAEALRQSRSDASTGLANRVWFEACFAEQTRALADQNFGLVLIDLDFFKSINDTLGHGAGDAVIAAVAERLKALPLPATFVAARLGGDEFAVMTSALQDGEDLSSICGAILASIMAPVVFETTTIPVSASIGAALWPVDGRDLSSLMKSADLALYRSKREGRGRFHIHDLAEDCAGSLRLAAAGHLAGGTPPRAVRGQARSA; this is translated from the coding sequence ATGAACCCCAGCGACCTTGCGGCACAGATGAAGCGGATGTTGCAGTTCCGGTCCACCTCACTGGCGCGCGGGATCGCGCTTGGCATCTCGGCTCTGGTCCTCACTGCGCTCGCCGTACTGGCGATTGACGTCCGCGGCCTCGCCGAAACCGTCGATGTACGGGCCAGCGAGCGGGAGACCAGCGACGTCCGGCACGGGCTGTTCGTTCTGGCCGAGGCGACTGTTGCCGAACATCTTGTCTTTGCCGGCTCGTCGGAAGCCTCCGCGCTGGTGCGCTCCGGCTTCGACAATGCCGCGACCCGCAACAGGTTCTGGGACAATGTCATCCTCGATCCGGCCGAGCATGCCTATGTCCTGGATTCTCGCGGCGAGACGATCCTCTCCGAAAGCAGCGCGCCCGACCTCCCGAACTCTGCCCGCCTGACAGACCTTCGCTCCATTGCGCCGGTCATCGCCCGGTTGCGCGAACGGCATCGGGCCGCCAGCGACGAGACCGCCGGCAGGGCCATCTTTCCGGGCGCCTATGTCCACGAGGTCGCGGGGGTCGCGGGCAAGCCGTCACTGGTATCGGCCATCGCGATCGCCCCGTCGCATGCGGCCGGAAGCAACGAACAGCCGCCGGTTCTCGTTCATGTGACGCCACTGGACCGCCGTGTTATCGGCCAGCTCGCCAATATCGCGCGTCTGCCCGATCTTGCCCTGTCGGAGACCGCCAGTCCCGGCGCCGCAACCGCGCGGATGGCACTCGCCGGATCCGACGGGCGAGTGCTCGCCCATCTCACATGGGTCACCGCCCGTCCCGGCTGGACGGTGCTCGGCGCGCTGCTGCCGATCGTCCTCCTGTCGGCCATGGTCGTCGGCATGCAGGGGCTGGCCACCGCCCGCTCGCTGTCGCGCTCCGCGGCAAGGCTCGCAGCCAGCGAGGCCGAAGCGCTGCGCCAGTCGCGCAGCGACGCCTCCACCGGTCTTGCCAATCGGGTGTGGTTCGAGGCCTGCTTTGCCGAACAGACCCGAGCCCTGGCCGATCAGAACTTCGGACTGGTCCTGATCGATCTCGACTTCTTCAAGTCGATCAACGACACGCTTGGACACGGAGCTGGCGATGCCGTCATTGCGGCCGTCGCCGAGCGCCTCAAGGCCTTGCCTTTGCCCGCCACCTTCGTCGCCGCGCGGCTGGGCGGCGACGAATTCGCCGTCATGACATCGGCCCTCCAGGACGGCGAGGATCTCAGCAGCATCTGCGGGGCGATCCTTGCGTCAATCATGGCGCCTGTCGTCTTCGAGACAACGACGATTCCGGTCAGTGCCAGCATCGGGGCCGCGCTCTGGCCAGTCGACGGCAGGGACCTGTCCTCTCTGATGAAGTCCGCCGACCTTGCCCTCTACCGGTCGAAGCGGGAGGGCCGGGGGCGTTTCCACATCCACGACCTCGCCGAGGATTGCGCAGGCTCATTGCGTCTGGCGGCGGCCGGGCATCTGGCTGGCGGAACGCCGCCGCGTGCCGTCAGGGGTCAAGCGCGCTCGGCCTGA
- a CDS encoding long-chain-fatty-acid--CoA ligase yields the protein MERSWLKNYPAGVPADVDIQQYPSVVALLEESFQKYRDDKAYICMDKAMTFGEVDRMSVALGAYLQGKGLKKGDRVAIMMPNVLQYPVAVAAVMRAGFIVVNVNPLYTPRELEHQLKDSGAQAIIILENFANTLEQVLPATPIKHIVLASVGDLLGFPKGVIVNFVLRSVKKAIPAFSLPSAVRFNQAISEGRGLTLTRPDITPQDVAVLQYTGGTTGVSKGATLLHQTIIANLLASEAWCKPGLRKEIEGQPVFICALPLYHVFAFISCGLLAMRMGGVNVLIPNPRDIPGLVKEMGKYKFNIMPGVNTLFNALTNNPDFAKLDFSNLMIANGGGMAVQEAVARKWLAITNCPIVEGYGLSETSSGITCNPTNSTAYTGTIGLPMPNVEVRILDDDGRDVPLGTPGEIAIKGPQVMAGYWQRPDETAKVMTPDGFFKSGDVGVMDDRGYIKIVDRKKDMILVSGFNVYPNEVEAVAVEHPGVLECAVVGVPDKNSGEAVMMYVVRKDPNLTKDELMEFCAKNLTGYKKPKYIEFRTDLPRTNVGKILRRELRDEAVRDMSKAA from the coding sequence ATGGAGCGGTCCTGGCTCAAGAACTATCCCGCTGGCGTGCCCGCGGATGTCGACATCCAGCAATATCCCTCGGTCGTCGCCCTTTTGGAGGAAAGCTTCCAGAAGTACCGCGACGACAAGGCCTATATCTGCATGGACAAGGCGATGACCTTTGGCGAGGTCGACCGCATGTCGGTGGCGCTCGGCGCCTACCTGCAGGGCAAGGGCCTGAAGAAGGGCGACCGCGTCGCCATCATGATGCCCAACGTCCTGCAATATCCGGTGGCGGTGGCTGCCGTGATGCGGGCGGGCTTCATCGTGGTCAACGTCAACCCGCTCTACACGCCGCGCGAGCTGGAGCACCAGCTCAAGGATTCCGGCGCCCAGGCCATCATCATCCTGGAGAATTTCGCCAACACCCTTGAGCAGGTCCTGCCCGCGACGCCAATCAAGCACATCGTGCTGGCCTCTGTGGGCGACCTCCTCGGCTTCCCCAAGGGCGTGATCGTCAATTTCGTGCTGCGCAGCGTCAAGAAGGCGATCCCCGCCTTCTCGCTGCCATCAGCCGTGCGTTTCAACCAGGCCATATCCGAGGGCCGCGGCCTGACGCTGACCAGGCCGGACATCACCCCTCAGGATGTCGCCGTGCTCCAATATACCGGCGGCACGACCGGCGTCTCCAAGGGCGCGACGCTGCTGCACCAGACGATCATCGCCAATCTCCTGGCCTCCGAAGCCTGGTGCAAGCCGGGGCTGCGCAAGGAGATCGAGGGCCAGCCGGTCTTCATCTGCGCGCTGCCGCTCTATCACGTCTTCGCCTTCATCTCCTGCGGCCTGCTCGCCATGCGGATGGGCGGCGTGAACGTGCTGATCCCCAACCCGCGCGACATCCCGGGTCTGGTCAAGGAGATGGGCAAGTACAAGTTCAACATCATGCCGGGCGTCAACACACTGTTCAACGCGCTGACCAACAACCCGGATTTCGCCAAGCTCGACTTCTCTAACCTGATGATCGCCAATGGCGGTGGCATGGCGGTGCAGGAGGCGGTGGCCCGCAAATGGCTCGCCATCACCAATTGCCCGATCGTCGAGGGCTATGGCCTGTCGGAAACCTCGTCCGGCATCACCTGCAACCCGACCAACTCGACCGCCTATACCGGCACGATCGGCCTGCCCATGCCCAATGTCGAGGTGCGCATCCTCGACGATGACGGCCGCGACGTGCCGCTCGGCACACCGGGCGAGATCGCCATCAAGGGCCCGCAGGTGATGGCCGGCTATTGGCAGCGCCCCGACGAGACCGCCAAGGTCATGACCCCGGACGGCTTCTTCAAGTCGGGCGATGTCGGCGTGATGGATGATCGCGGCTATATCAAGATCGTCGACCGGAAGAAGGACATGATCCTGGTCTCCGGCTTCAACGTCTATCCGAACGAGGTCGAGGCGGTGGCGGTCGAGCATCCGGGCGTTCTCGAATGCGCCGTGGTGGGCGTGCCCGACAAGAATTCCGGCGAGGCCGTGATGATGTACGTCGTCCGCAAGGACCCGAACCTCACCAAGGACGAGCTGATGGAGTTCTGCGCCAAGAACCTCACCGGTTACAAGAAGCCCAAATATATCGAGTTCCGGACCGATCTGCCGCGCACCAATGTCGGCAAGATCCTGCGCCGCGAACTGCGTGACGAGGCCGTGAGAGACATGAGCAAGGCGGCCTGA
- a CDS encoding alpha/beta fold hydrolase, protein MAGTTRRSTTDGAAEPAAKSLTDQIAEEASQNTLALNPLVGMRSEDLLSAAGTVISALASHPQVVAQSWVGFMGEMGRILTGKSDIGADAKDKRFAHPAWSESALHRGLMQSYTAWAKAVTDAVGKTELSDKDSARARLVTSIFVDAMAPSNNLIANPLALKQAVDTKGQSLVEGFKNFIGDMTKNGGLPSQVDMTKFKVGENLANTPGTVVFRNDVLELILYTPTTEKVFKRPLLIVPPQINKYYAVDMSPSKSMIRFLLSQGIQPFCISWRNPTEKQRDWGLDTYIAALDEAVDAALEITGSKSLNVMGSCSGGITVSTYAGWLAGQGLTKLNGIILAVCVIDTEASTDTDFAALVTPESVLAAKQMSAMRGVLDGQDMAKMFAWMRPNDLIWNYWVNNYLMGNQPPAFDILYWNADTTRLPARLHGDFLDLIFTNPFVNAGKMVIHGTPIDMGKVKADTYVIGGTTDHITPWKAVYQTARIYGPETTFVLSNSGHLQSLLNPPGNPKAWYVTAKAKPADADQWAATGKKHEGSWWTDWAAWIKERGDKQVAAPKAAGSKKHPPLGAAPGTYVFEP, encoded by the coding sequence ATGGCCGGAACCACCCGCCGCAGCACCACCGACGGCGCCGCTGAACCTGCCGCGAAATCGCTGACCGACCAGATCGCGGAGGAGGCCTCGCAGAACACGCTGGCGCTCAATCCGCTGGTCGGCATGCGCTCGGAAGACCTCCTGTCGGCGGCGGGCACCGTGATCAGCGCGCTGGCCTCCCACCCCCAGGTGGTCGCCCAGAGCTGGGTCGGCTTCATGGGGGAAATGGGCCGGATCCTGACCGGCAAATCCGATATCGGCGCCGATGCCAAGGACAAGCGTTTTGCCCATCCGGCGTGGAGCGAGAGCGCTCTGCATCGCGGCCTGATGCAGTCCTACACGGCCTGGGCGAAGGCCGTGACCGATGCCGTCGGCAAGACCGAACTGTCCGACAAGGACTCAGCCCGCGCCCGGCTCGTGACCTCGATCTTCGTCGATGCCATGGCACCGTCGAACAACCTCATCGCCAACCCGCTGGCCTTGAAACAGGCGGTCGACACCAAGGGACAGAGCCTCGTCGAGGGCTTCAAGAACTTCATCGGCGACATGACCAAGAATGGCGGCCTGCCGAGCCAGGTCGACATGACAAAATTCAAGGTCGGCGAGAACCTCGCCAACACCCCGGGTACGGTGGTGTTCCGCAACGACGTGCTGGAACTGATCCTCTACACGCCGACAACCGAGAAGGTGTTCAAGCGCCCGCTGCTGATCGTGCCGCCGCAGATCAACAAATACTATGCGGTCGACATGTCGCCCTCGAAGAGCATGATCCGCTTCCTGCTCTCGCAGGGCATCCAGCCCTTCTGCATTTCCTGGCGCAATCCGACCGAGAAGCAGCGCGACTGGGGCCTCGACACCTATATCGCCGCCCTCGACGAGGCGGTGGATGCGGCGCTCGAGATCACCGGATCGAAGAGCCTGAACGTCATGGGCTCCTGCTCAGGCGGCATCACGGTCTCCACCTATGCCGGCTGGCTCGCGGGCCAGGGCCTGACCAAGCTCAACGGCATCATCCTCGCCGTCTGCGTGATCGATACCGAAGCCTCCACCGACACCGATTTCGCGGCGCTGGTGACTCCGGAATCGGTGCTGGCGGCCAAGCAGATGTCGGCGATGCGCGGCGTGCTCGACGGGCAGGACATGGCCAAGATGTTCGCGTGGATGCGGCCGAACGACCTGATCTGGAACTATTGGGTCAACAATTACCTGATGGGCAACCAGCCGCCGGCCTTCGACATCCTCTACTGGAATGCCGACACGACGCGCCTGCCGGCCCGCCTGCACGGCGATTTCCTCGACCTGATCTTCACCAATCCCTTCGTCAATGCCGGCAAGATGGTGATCCATGGCACGCCGATCGACATGGGCAAGGTCAAGGCCGACACCTATGTGATCGGCGGCACCACCGACCACATCACGCCCTGGAAGGCGGTCTACCAGACCGCCCGCATCTATGGCCCGGAGACGACCTTCGTCCTCTCCAATTCCGGCCACCTGCAGAGCCTCCTGAACCCGCCCGGCAACCCCAAGGCCTGGTATGTCACCGCCAAGGCCAAGCCCGCCGATGCCGACCAATGGGCCGCCACCGGCAAGAAGCATGAGGGCTCGTGGTGGACCGACTGGGCCGCCTGGATCAAGGAGCGCGGCGACAAGCAGGTCGCCGCCCCCAAGGCTGCCGGCAGCAAGAAGCACCCGCCGCTCGGCGCGGCGCCAGGAACCTATGTGTTCGAGCCGTGA
- a CDS encoding DUF2235 domain-containing protein has protein sequence MSKRIVLLSDGTGNSSAKVWRTNVWRTFEALDLRGNDQVAIYDDGVGTSAFKPLAVLGGAFGYGLKRNVLDLYKFACRNYSGPEDEIFAFGFSRGAFTIRIVNGLILNQGLVKADSESELERLARAAYRAYRAEKFHTVTGIESLFRGIRDIGLRLLHRSKPTYSKTRNRQVENIRFLGLWDTVAAYGLPIDEMTQGVSKWLWPLALPDHDLSSRVQRACHALSLDDERTTFHPVLWNERNEAPVQPDGEGRLLTKNERISQVWFAGVHSNVGGGYPEDSLAHLPFYWILKEAEACGLVFKTAPGAEPDSVLMAETARDKDGRIYDSRSGLGGYYRYGPRRLEHLCNDTRPGTKGSDVFIPLPKVHESVLRRITNKAQAYGPLGLPATYAVVNDKGEILPPQANPYEKPVEARVRVARTEGIWNLVWWRRVVYFATVAATLMLLIYPLLAARPRSDEYSNVLRWVSDLIRIVGAFLPSFADTWVNGYARSPGQFLISAGLVVVLLLIGSALASAIASRMVGIWTDGRTTPKPLGWLDRLVMNLRTARLYQATLRVLKFRVAPGLFAALFLYLAIALVNHVVFIWQDTAGLTCSSTPAPPQRVLNVGESQVFTFETRSLCQASGVFLQRGRRYVVTIKEKDLWLDGGIPTGVDGLHTLDAPTWWQGAALMLGTPLRRVWIRPWMRLVGRYGETGGEEAFYDPDPDLPATINERTLEVPIVPKLNGELFFYVNDAVIAIPGLYDLFYRNNSGTAEITIKRTR, from the coding sequence ATGTCAAAGCGAATTGTTCTCTTGTCGGATGGCACCGGCAACTCGTCGGCCAAGGTCTGGCGGACCAATGTGTGGCGCACATTCGAGGCGCTCGACCTGCGCGGCAATGACCAGGTGGCCATCTACGATGACGGCGTGGGCACTTCGGCCTTCAAGCCGCTCGCCGTTCTCGGCGGCGCCTTTGGCTATGGCCTCAAACGCAACGTGCTTGACCTCTACAAGTTCGCCTGCCGCAACTATTCCGGGCCTGAGGACGAGATCTTCGCCTTCGGCTTCAGCCGCGGCGCCTTCACGATCCGTATCGTCAACGGCCTGATCCTCAACCAGGGGCTGGTCAAAGCCGACAGCGAGAGCGAACTGGAGCGGCTCGCACGGGCGGCCTATCGGGCGTACAGGGCGGAGAAATTCCACACAGTGACGGGTATCGAGTCCCTTTTTCGAGGGATAAGGGATATCGGGCTGCGGCTTCTGCATCGCTCGAAGCCCACCTATTCCAAGACGCGCAACCGGCAGGTCGAGAATATCCGTTTCCTCGGTCTTTGGGACACGGTCGCCGCCTATGGGTTGCCGATCGACGAGATGACGCAGGGCGTGAGCAAGTGGCTCTGGCCCCTGGCCCTGCCCGATCATGATCTGAGCTCACGCGTTCAGCGCGCCTGTCATGCTCTGTCGCTCGACGACGAACGGACGACCTTTCATCCCGTGCTCTGGAACGAGCGGAACGAGGCGCCTGTTCAGCCGGACGGTGAAGGGCGGTTGCTGACCAAGAACGAACGGATCAGCCAGGTCTGGTTCGCCGGCGTTCATTCCAATGTCGGGGGCGGCTATCCCGAGGATTCGCTGGCCCATCTGCCATTCTACTGGATCCTGAAGGAGGCGGAGGCATGCGGGCTGGTCTTCAAGACCGCCCCAGGTGCGGAACCCGACAGCGTGCTGATGGCCGAGACCGCGCGGGACAAGGATGGCCGGATCTACGATTCACGGTCAGGTCTAGGCGGGTATTACCGCTATGGACCGCGCCGGCTGGAGCACTTGTGCAATGACACACGTCCCGGGACCAAGGGGAGCGACGTCTTCATCCCCCTGCCCAAGGTCCATGAGAGCGTGCTGCGGCGGATCACGAACAAGGCCCAGGCCTATGGCCCGCTGGGCCTGCCTGCCACCTATGCGGTGGTCAACGACAAGGGGGAGATCCTGCCGCCTCAGGCCAACCCTTACGAGAAACCCGTGGAGGCCAGAGTGCGGGTGGCCCGGACCGAGGGGATATGGAATCTCGTCTGGTGGAGGCGTGTGGTCTATTTCGCCACTGTGGCCGCAACGCTGATGCTGCTGATCTATCCGCTTCTGGCTGCACGGCCGCGCTCGGATGAATATTCGAACGTGTTGCGCTGGGTGTCGGACCTGATCCGGATCGTCGGAGCGTTCCTGCCATCCTTCGCCGATACCTGGGTCAATGGCTATGCCCGCAGTCCGGGTCAATTCCTGATCAGCGCCGGCCTAGTCGTCGTGCTGCTGCTGATCGGCTCGGCGCTGGCGTCGGCAATTGCCAGCCGGATGGTGGGCATCTGGACGGATGGGCGGACGACACCGAAGCCTTTGGGCTGGCTCGACCGTCTCGTGATGAACCTGCGCACAGCGCGCCTCTATCAAGCCACGCTGCGCGTCCTGAAGTTCCGGGTTGCGCCGGGCCTGTTCGCGGCGCTGTTCCTGTATCTGGCGATCGCGTTGGTCAATCACGTCGTCTTCATCTGGCAGGACACGGCCGGGCTCACCTGCTCATCGACACCCGCGCCGCCCCAGCGTGTTCTGAACGTCGGCGAGAGCCAGGTCTTTACCTTCGAGACACGCTCGCTTTGTCAGGCCAGCGGTGTGTTCCTGCAACGGGGCCGCCGCTACGTGGTCACCATCAAGGAGAAGGATCTCTGGCTTGATGGCGGCATTCCAACCGGCGTGGACGGGTTGCACACGCTTGATGCGCCAACATGGTGGCAGGGCGCGGCACTGATGCTGGGCACGCCGCTGCGGCGCGTGTGGATCAGGCCGTGGATGCGGCTTGTCGGACGTTATGGGGAAACGGGCGGCGAGGAAGCCTTCTATGACCCGGATCCGGACCTGCCCGCCACGATCAATGAACGGACGCTGGAAGTGCCGATCGTGCCCAAGCTGAACGGCGAGCTGTTCTTCTACGTCAACGACGCCGTGATCGCTATTCCGGGGCTCTATGACCTGTTCTACCGGAACAATTCCGGCACGGCCGAGATCACGATCAAGCGAACGCGATAG
- the phaZ gene encoding poly(3-hydroxyalkanoate) depolymerase, whose protein sequence is MTSIAAASRSTALDVRMIDIGGQMLRVGIKPGSADRPPLLMFNGIGANLELAAPFFEALGDTEAVIFDVPGIGGSPAPTLPYRPSTLAKLAHDLMRQLGYDGQIDVSGVSWGGGAAQQFAFQYPKVCRRLILVATTAGTIMVPGGASVLMKMASPKRYVDKGYMRSIAAEIYGGAFRADPTLIEKHAAAMRGSTQYGYTLQLLAMLGWTSLPWLWMLQQPTLILSGTDDPLIPVINAKVLEKMIPKSTLELVDDGHLFVVTNPVPHAARVEAFLSEG, encoded by the coding sequence ATGACAAGCATCGCCGCCGCTTCCCGCTCCACAGCGCTTGATGTCCGCATGATCGACATCGGCGGACAGATGCTGCGTGTCGGCATCAAGCCCGGCTCGGCCGACCGCCCGCCACTCCTGATGTTCAACGGAATCGGCGCCAATCTCGAACTGGCGGCGCCGTTCTTCGAGGCGCTGGGCGATACCGAGGCGGTGATCTTCGATGTCCCCGGCATTGGCGGATCGCCCGCGCCGACGCTCCCCTATCGTCCCTCGACGCTCGCCAAGCTCGCCCATGACCTGATGCGCCAGCTCGGATATGACGGCCAGATCGATGTCTCAGGCGTCTCCTGGGGCGGTGGGGCCGCGCAGCAATTCGCCTTTCAATATCCAAAGGTCTGCCGACGGCTCATTCTGGTCGCCACCACCGCCGGGACGATCATGGTCCCGGGCGGCGCCAGCGTCTTGATGAAGATGGCGAGCCCCAAGCGCTATGTCGACAAGGGCTACATGCGCTCCATCGCCGCCGAGATCTATGGCGGTGCGTTCCGCGCCGACCCGACCCTCATCGAGAAACATGCCGCCGCCATGCGCGGCTCCACTCAATATGGCTACACCCTGCAGCTCCTCGCCATGCTCGGCTGGACCAGCCTGCCCTGGCTCTGGATGCTGCAGCAGCCAACCCTGATCCTGTCCGGCACGGACGACCCGCTGATTCCGGTGATCAATGCCAAGGTGCTGGAAAAGATGATCCCGAAATCGACCCTGGAACTGGTCGATGATGGCCACCTCTTCGTGGTGACCAATCCCGTGCCCCATGCCGCCCGCGTCGAGGCGTTCCTCTCCGAGGGCTGA